Proteins encoded by one window of Glycine soja cultivar W05 chromosome 15, ASM419377v2, whole genome shotgun sequence:
- the LOC114387289 gene encoding uncharacterized protein LOC114387289 isoform X4, with product MEGKGGGEVRRLHIIYFLSQIGGRADHPHLIRVLHLARNGVYLRDVKRWLGELRGKDLPDAFAWSYKSRRYKSGYVWQDLLDDDLITPISDNEYVLKGSQIHPTPFTTTPSLAEKKIAVCDIHAEKKCTQVQLVEDENQQPQQQPLAEEEPRIQQDLNSKIDTLTKGSSEISQDSSLVFSSDRSSVTDDDSSKVEEEKHIEATGKKGFNEINQEKLETCSLPSLYHNLLITKASHKDDLNKTSSPESSFSTISSSSSQSSFTKIRSNSTKVSNVFRNWITCGTVETKDAALVLMNPAQKNLSKEPINIPERRVEICKGDKLGGSARCFRTSWGPHHQKQQYGARKSFEGNETNRSRKKLGELLNQTSSKPFGGPTCSQCGKSFKPEKMHKHMKSCKGMKALGKSSTTVEEAQLQGSSSSSYTDYFLTN from the exons ATGGAAGGCAAAGGTGGAGGAGAAGTGAGAAGGCTTCACATCATTTACTTCCTTAGTCAGATAGGTGGTCGTGCAGATCATCCTCATCTAATTCGTGTTCTTCATCTTGCCCGAAATGGGGTTTATCTTAGAG ATGTTAAGAGATGGCTTGGGGAATTGAGAGGAAAAGACTTGCCTGATGCTTTTGCTTGGTCCTACAAGAG CAGGAGGTACAAGAGTGGATATGTGTGGCAAGACTTGTTGGATGACGACCTCATAACCCCCATCTCTGACAATGAATACGTCCTCAAAGGATCACAAATCCACCCTACCCCATTTA CAACAACTCCTTCACTTGCAGAAAAGAAAATTGCGGTTTGTGATATCCATGCTGAGAAGAAATGTACTCAAGTACAACTTGTAGAGGACGAAAACCAGCAGCCACAGCAGCAGCCTCTAGCGGAAGAAGAACCTCGAATTCAACAAGACTTGAATTCGAAAATAGATACTCTGACAAAAGGGTCATCAGAAATCAGCCAGGACTCATCATTGGTCTTCAGCTCAGACAGGTCATCTGTGACAGATGATGACTCTTCTAAGGTCGAAGAAGAGAAGCATATAGAGGCTACAGGCAAAAAGGGATTCAACGAAATCAACCAAGAGAAGTTAGAGACTTGCTCATTGCCTTCCTTGTATCACAATCTGTTGATTACGAAGGCTAGCCACAAAGATGACTTGAATAAAACCAGCTCACCTGAGTCATCCTTCTCCActatatcatcatcatcatctcaaTCCTCTTTTACTAAGATCAGAAGCAATTCTACTAAAGTTTCTAATGTGTTCCGCAATTGGATTACCTGTGGCACTGTGGAAACAAAGGATGCAGCACTGGTCCTGATGAACCCGGCTCAAAAGAATTTATCCAAGGAACCTATCAACATACCTGAAAGAAGGGTTGAGATTTGTAAGGGAGACAAATTGGGAGGATCAGCCAGGTGTTTTAGAACTTCTTGGGGCCCTCATCACCAGAAACAACAATATGGGGCAAG AAAAAGCTTTGAAGGAAATGAAACTAACCGGAGCAGGAAAAAGTTAGGGGAGTTGCTAAATCAAACTTCTTCCAAACCATTTGGTGGACCAACTTGCTC GCAATGCGGGAAGTCGTTTAAGCCTGAGAAAATGCACAAACacatgaagtcttgtaaagGAATGAAAGCCTTGGGAAAGTCATCCACAACTGTTGAGGAGGCACAGCTTCAgggatcatcatcttcatcttatACAGATTACTTCTTGACCAACTAA
- the LOC114387289 gene encoding protein UPSTREAM OF FLC-like isoform X3 produces MSVPCVAGRQRDKDLIKGKKKKNKAREIGMEGKGGGEVRRLHIIYFLSQIGGRADHPHLIRVLHLARNGVYLRDVKRWLGELRGKDLPDAFAWSYKSRRYKSGYVWQDLLDDDLITPISDNEYVLKGSQIHPTPFKKKIAVCDIHAEKKCTQVQLVEDENQQPQQQPLAEEEPRIQQDLNSKIDTLTKGSSEISQDSSLVFSSDRSSVTDDDSSKVEEEKHIEATGKKGFNEINQEKLETCSLPSLYHNLLITKASHKDDLNKTSSPESSFSTISSSSSQSSFTKIRSNSTKVSNVFRNWITCGTVETKDAALVLMNPAQKNLSKEPINIPERRVEICKGDKLGGSARCFRTSWGPHHQKQQYGARKSFEGNETNRSRKKLGELLNQTSSKPFGGPTCSQCGKSFKPEKMHKHMKSCKGMKALGKSSTTVEEAQLQGSSSSSYTDYFLTN; encoded by the exons ATGTCAGTTCCTTGTGTAGCAGGCCGGCagagagacaaagatctcat CAAaggcaagaagaagaaaaacaaagcaAGAGAAATTGGAATGGAAGGCAAAGGTGGAGGAGAAGTGAGAAGGCTTCACATCATTTACTTCCTTAGTCAGATAGGTGGTCGTGCAGATCATCCTCATCTAATTCGTGTTCTTCATCTTGCCCGAAATGGGGTTTATCTTAGAG ATGTTAAGAGATGGCTTGGGGAATTGAGAGGAAAAGACTTGCCTGATGCTTTTGCTTGGTCCTACAAGAG CAGGAGGTACAAGAGTGGATATGTGTGGCAAGACTTGTTGGATGACGACCTCATAACCCCCATCTCTGACAATGAATACGTCCTCAAAGGATCACAAATCCACCCTACCCCATTTA AAAAGAAAATTGCGGTTTGTGATATCCATGCTGAGAAGAAATGTACTCAAGTACAACTTGTAGAGGACGAAAACCAGCAGCCACAGCAGCAGCCTCTAGCGGAAGAAGAACCTCGAATTCAACAAGACTTGAATTCGAAAATAGATACTCTGACAAAAGGGTCATCAGAAATCAGCCAGGACTCATCATTGGTCTTCAGCTCAGACAGGTCATCTGTGACAGATGATGACTCTTCTAAGGTCGAAGAAGAGAAGCATATAGAGGCTACAGGCAAAAAGGGATTCAACGAAATCAACCAAGAGAAGTTAGAGACTTGCTCATTGCCTTCCTTGTATCACAATCTGTTGATTACGAAGGCTAGCCACAAAGATGACTTGAATAAAACCAGCTCACCTGAGTCATCCTTCTCCActatatcatcatcatcatctcaaTCCTCTTTTACTAAGATCAGAAGCAATTCTACTAAAGTTTCTAATGTGTTCCGCAATTGGATTACCTGTGGCACTGTGGAAACAAAGGATGCAGCACTGGTCCTGATGAACCCGGCTCAAAAGAATTTATCCAAGGAACCTATCAACATACCTGAAAGAAGGGTTGAGATTTGTAAGGGAGACAAATTGGGAGGATCAGCCAGGTGTTTTAGAACTTCTTGGGGCCCTCATCACCAGAAACAACAATATGGGGCAAG AAAAAGCTTTGAAGGAAATGAAACTAACCGGAGCAGGAAAAAGTTAGGGGAGTTGCTAAATCAAACTTCTTCCAAACCATTTGGTGGACCAACTTGCTC GCAATGCGGGAAGTCGTTTAAGCCTGAGAAAATGCACAAACacatgaagtcttgtaaagGAATGAAAGCCTTGGGAAAGTCATCCACAACTGTTGAGGAGGCACAGCTTCAgggatcatcatcttcatcttatACAGATTACTTCTTGACCAACTAA
- the LOC114387289 gene encoding uncharacterized protein LOC114387289 isoform X1: MSVPCVAGRQRDKDLIKGKKKKNKAREIGMEGKGGGEVRRLHIIYFLSQIGGRADHPHLIRVLHLARNGVYLRDVKRWLGELRGKDLPDAFAWSYKSRRYKSGYVWQDLLDDDLITPISDNEYVLKGSQIHPTPFTTTPSLAEKKIAVCDIHAEKKCTQVQLVEDENQQPQQQPLAEEEPRIQQDLNSKIDTLTKGSSEISQDSSLVFSSDRSSVTDDDSSKVEEEKHIEATGKKGFNEINQEKLETCSLPSLYHNLLITKASHKDDLNKTSSPESSFSTISSSSSQSSFTKIRSNSTKVSNVFRNWITCGTVETKDAALVLMNPAQKNLSKEPINIPERRVEICKGDKLGGSARCFRTSWGPHHQKQQYGARKSFEGNETNRSRKKLGELLNQTSSKPFGGPTCSQCGKSFKPEKMHKHMKSCKGMKALGKSSTTVEEAQLQGSSSSSYTDYFLTN, translated from the exons ATGTCAGTTCCTTGTGTAGCAGGCCGGCagagagacaaagatctcat CAAaggcaagaagaagaaaaacaaagcaAGAGAAATTGGAATGGAAGGCAAAGGTGGAGGAGAAGTGAGAAGGCTTCACATCATTTACTTCCTTAGTCAGATAGGTGGTCGTGCAGATCATCCTCATCTAATTCGTGTTCTTCATCTTGCCCGAAATGGGGTTTATCTTAGAG ATGTTAAGAGATGGCTTGGGGAATTGAGAGGAAAAGACTTGCCTGATGCTTTTGCTTGGTCCTACAAGAG CAGGAGGTACAAGAGTGGATATGTGTGGCAAGACTTGTTGGATGACGACCTCATAACCCCCATCTCTGACAATGAATACGTCCTCAAAGGATCACAAATCCACCCTACCCCATTTA CAACAACTCCTTCACTTGCAGAAAAGAAAATTGCGGTTTGTGATATCCATGCTGAGAAGAAATGTACTCAAGTACAACTTGTAGAGGACGAAAACCAGCAGCCACAGCAGCAGCCTCTAGCGGAAGAAGAACCTCGAATTCAACAAGACTTGAATTCGAAAATAGATACTCTGACAAAAGGGTCATCAGAAATCAGCCAGGACTCATCATTGGTCTTCAGCTCAGACAGGTCATCTGTGACAGATGATGACTCTTCTAAGGTCGAAGAAGAGAAGCATATAGAGGCTACAGGCAAAAAGGGATTCAACGAAATCAACCAAGAGAAGTTAGAGACTTGCTCATTGCCTTCCTTGTATCACAATCTGTTGATTACGAAGGCTAGCCACAAAGATGACTTGAATAAAACCAGCTCACCTGAGTCATCCTTCTCCActatatcatcatcatcatctcaaTCCTCTTTTACTAAGATCAGAAGCAATTCTACTAAAGTTTCTAATGTGTTCCGCAATTGGATTACCTGTGGCACTGTGGAAACAAAGGATGCAGCACTGGTCCTGATGAACCCGGCTCAAAAGAATTTATCCAAGGAACCTATCAACATACCTGAAAGAAGGGTTGAGATTTGTAAGGGAGACAAATTGGGAGGATCAGCCAGGTGTTTTAGAACTTCTTGGGGCCCTCATCACCAGAAACAACAATATGGGGCAAG AAAAAGCTTTGAAGGAAATGAAACTAACCGGAGCAGGAAAAAGTTAGGGGAGTTGCTAAATCAAACTTCTTCCAAACCATTTGGTGGACCAACTTGCTC GCAATGCGGGAAGTCGTTTAAGCCTGAGAAAATGCACAAACacatgaagtcttgtaaagGAATGAAAGCCTTGGGAAAGTCATCCACAACTGTTGAGGAGGCACAGCTTCAgggatcatcatcttcatcttatACAGATTACTTCTTGACCAACTAA
- the LOC114387108 gene encoding uncharacterized protein LOC114387108: MASLTPGVLSKLLDNAGSKVTAPHRQALLQVTEIVPRLSSTSPLQSRGYFLKLSDSLHSAYVSVPDADADLISAGKLNLGQFVYVTRLDAASPVPLVRGLNPLPKRRPCVGNPIELVPSERLRVTTTTTKKKKKKKVEVVKRGKGSPEWKKEKGLEMMRRLSLDSSRRVWDHSPVYEGITASASNKLKAKKSNPTSPNEIDKKVFSVKPDSPLKSPTSSISPLKNKNENLCPKSLTSTPCGGTVHSQLVKVPLNCKSWRHDTPACCEDVSSPMCDLGKQVVAHRNVAFLAAVRSLEEASATDTVIRCMCMYAELCQSGQTHSPGSLVKQFLELHLSLQRVTVLIDLLLNPFPETKSSSHSTLQCLTEDACKVPARKNAISWVQAAIGTNLSKFNLFKTQAKSEVLNGEKCHYVVIENSPEDINTENSPAQNKQNRVTQANHLPNSTAKKLPSSKRNLLAAKNKDADKHDRSKEIELKEVASLAEKLLEASSEWFLKYLEESLSNEYGLKNEGNIEIASLLGQLKQVNHWLDNLAGGDKVDHRVEKLRKNLYRFLLEHVNSAVTCN, from the exons ATGGCGTCCCTGACCCCAGGCGTTCTCTCGAAGCTACTCGACAACGCCGGCTCGAAGGTAACCGCCCCGCACCGGCAAGCCCTTCTTCAGGTGACGGAGATCGTGCCGCGCCTCTCCTCAACCTCCCCATTACAAAGCCGCGGCTACTTCCTCAAACTCTCGGACTCTCTTCACTCCGCCTACGTCTCCGTCCCCGACGCCGACGCCGACCTCATCTCCGCCGGCAAGCTCAACCTCGGCCAGTTCGTCTACGTCACCCGCCTCGACGCCGCCTCCCCCGTCCCCCTCGTCCGCGGCCTCAACCCCCTCCCCAAGCGGAGACCCTGCGTCGGGAACCCCATTGAGTTGGTACCAAGTGAGAGGCTTCGcgttaccaccaccaccaccaagaagaagaagaagaagaaagtagaGGTTGTTAAGAGAGGGAAGGGTTCTCCCGAATGGAAGAAGGAGAAGGGGTTGGAGATGATGAGGAGGTTGAGTTTGGATTCTTCTAGAAGGGTTTGGGATCATAGTCCGGTTTATGAAGGGATAACTGCTTCTGCTTCTAACAAACTCAAGGCCAAGAAATCTAACCCCACTTCGCCTAAC GAGATAGACAAGAAGGTTTTTTCTGTCAAACCAGATTCTCCACTAAAATCGCCAACATCAAGTATCTCACCCTTGAAGAATAAAAACGAGAACCTTTGTCCAAAATCATTGACAAGCACACCCTGTGGTGGCACTGTTCATAGCCAACTTGTTAAAGTGCCACTCAATTGCAAGAGTTGGCGGCATGATACTCCTGCATGTTGTGAAGATGTCTCATCCCCCATGTGTGATCTTGGAAAA CAAGTTGTAGCTCATAGAAATGTTGCTTTTTTGGCAGCTGTGCGGTCTCTTGAAGAAGCATCAGCTACAGATACTGTGATCCGATGCATGTG CATGTATGCAGAACTTTGCCAGTCTGGTCAAACACATTCTCCTGGATCACTTGTGAAGCAGTTTTTGGAGCTTCACCTGAGTTTGCAGAGAGTAACAGTGCTGATTGATTTGTTACTTAACCCATTTCCTGAAACAAAGTCAAGCAGCCACTCTACCCTACAGTGTCTAACAGAAGATGCATGCAAAGTTCCCGCTCGGAAGAATGCTATATCTTGGGTACAAGCTGCCATAGGTACCAATCTTTCCAAATTCAATCTATTCAAAACACAGGCAAAAAGTGAGGTTCTAAATGGCGAGAAATGTCATTATGTTGTCATTGAGAATTCTCCTGAGGACATCAATACCGAGAATTCACCTGCTCAAAACAAGCAAAATCGTGTAACTCAAGCAAACCACTTGCCAAATTCAACTGCTAAAAAACTTCCTTCTTCAAAGCGGAATCTCTTGGCAGCCAAGAACAAGGATGCTGACAAACATGATCGATCAAAAGAAATCGAATTAAAAGAGGTTGCGAGTTTGGCAGAAAAACTGCTTGAGGCATCTAGCGAATGGTTCCTGAAGTACTTGGAGGAGTCTCTGAGTAATGAATATGGGTTGAAAAATGAAGGGAACATTGAAATTGCAAGTCTTCTTGGCCAGCTCAAACAGGTGAATCACTGGTTAGATAATTTGGCTGGTGGAGATAAGGTTGATCACAGGGTAGAGAAGCTAAGGAAAAATTTGTACCGGTTTCTACTTGAGCATGTTAATTCTGCCGTTACTTGTAATTAG
- the LOC114387289 gene encoding uncharacterized protein LOC114387289 isoform X2: protein MSVPCVAGRQRDKDLIKGKKKKNKAREIGMEGKGGGEVRRLHIIYFLSQIGGRADHPHLIRVLHLARNGVYLRDVKRWLGELRGKDLPDAFAWSYKRRYKSGYVWQDLLDDDLITPISDNEYVLKGSQIHPTPFTTTPSLAEKKIAVCDIHAEKKCTQVQLVEDENQQPQQQPLAEEEPRIQQDLNSKIDTLTKGSSEISQDSSLVFSSDRSSVTDDDSSKVEEEKHIEATGKKGFNEINQEKLETCSLPSLYHNLLITKASHKDDLNKTSSPESSFSTISSSSSQSSFTKIRSNSTKVSNVFRNWITCGTVETKDAALVLMNPAQKNLSKEPINIPERRVEICKGDKLGGSARCFRTSWGPHHQKQQYGARKSFEGNETNRSRKKLGELLNQTSSKPFGGPTCSQCGKSFKPEKMHKHMKSCKGMKALGKSSTTVEEAQLQGSSSSSYTDYFLTN, encoded by the exons ATGTCAGTTCCTTGTGTAGCAGGCCGGCagagagacaaagatctcat CAAaggcaagaagaagaaaaacaaagcaAGAGAAATTGGAATGGAAGGCAAAGGTGGAGGAGAAGTGAGAAGGCTTCACATCATTTACTTCCTTAGTCAGATAGGTGGTCGTGCAGATCATCCTCATCTAATTCGTGTTCTTCATCTTGCCCGAAATGGGGTTTATCTTAGAG ATGTTAAGAGATGGCTTGGGGAATTGAGAGGAAAAGACTTGCCTGATGCTTTTGCTTGGTCCTACAAGAG GAGGTACAAGAGTGGATATGTGTGGCAAGACTTGTTGGATGACGACCTCATAACCCCCATCTCTGACAATGAATACGTCCTCAAAGGATCACAAATCCACCCTACCCCATTTA CAACAACTCCTTCACTTGCAGAAAAGAAAATTGCGGTTTGTGATATCCATGCTGAGAAGAAATGTACTCAAGTACAACTTGTAGAGGACGAAAACCAGCAGCCACAGCAGCAGCCTCTAGCGGAAGAAGAACCTCGAATTCAACAAGACTTGAATTCGAAAATAGATACTCTGACAAAAGGGTCATCAGAAATCAGCCAGGACTCATCATTGGTCTTCAGCTCAGACAGGTCATCTGTGACAGATGATGACTCTTCTAAGGTCGAAGAAGAGAAGCATATAGAGGCTACAGGCAAAAAGGGATTCAACGAAATCAACCAAGAGAAGTTAGAGACTTGCTCATTGCCTTCCTTGTATCACAATCTGTTGATTACGAAGGCTAGCCACAAAGATGACTTGAATAAAACCAGCTCACCTGAGTCATCCTTCTCCActatatcatcatcatcatctcaaTCCTCTTTTACTAAGATCAGAAGCAATTCTACTAAAGTTTCTAATGTGTTCCGCAATTGGATTACCTGTGGCACTGTGGAAACAAAGGATGCAGCACTGGTCCTGATGAACCCGGCTCAAAAGAATTTATCCAAGGAACCTATCAACATACCTGAAAGAAGGGTTGAGATTTGTAAGGGAGACAAATTGGGAGGATCAGCCAGGTGTTTTAGAACTTCTTGGGGCCCTCATCACCAGAAACAACAATATGGGGCAAG AAAAAGCTTTGAAGGAAATGAAACTAACCGGAGCAGGAAAAAGTTAGGGGAGTTGCTAAATCAAACTTCTTCCAAACCATTTGGTGGACCAACTTGCTC GCAATGCGGGAAGTCGTTTAAGCCTGAGAAAATGCACAAACacatgaagtcttgtaaagGAATGAAAGCCTTGGGAAAGTCATCCACAACTGTTGAGGAGGCACAGCTTCAgggatcatcatcttcatcttatACAGATTACTTCTTGACCAACTAA